The genomic stretch GACATATCGGTCCGCGGGGGGCTGGCGCTGGTGGCGCTGGGGGAGTCCGGGCTGCGGGTCGTCGACGTGAGCGCTCCCGACGCGCCCCAGGTGATCGGCGCCTTCGTCGAGGACGGCTGCGACGTGCGCGGCGTGGCGGCCGCCGAAGGTCGTTGCTTCCTGGCCGACTTCGCCCTGGGCCTGCGCGTGGTCGACCTCGCCGCGCCCGACGCCCCGGTCCTCGTCGCCGAGCTCGATCCGCAGGACGACCTCTCCAGTCTCGTCCTCGACGGCACGCTGCTCTACGTGGCCGACTATTCCGGCGACCTGCGCGTGATCGACGTGTCCAGCCCCGCTCACCCCCAGCAGATCGGCTACTTCGGCACCTGGGGCGGCGCCTACGGCCTCGACGTAGACGGCGCGCACGTCTACCTGGCCGACGGCGTGCTGGGACTGCGCGTGATCGACGTGAGCGACCCCTTCCATCCCGGCGAGGTCGGTTACCTCGACACCGACGGCTGGGCCTACGGCGTGTCGGTGAGCGACGCCCGCGCCTACCTGGCCGACGGCACCCACGGCCTGCGCGTGATCGACGTGGACGACCCGACCGACCCGGTCGAACTCGCCGTCCTCGACACCGACGGCCACGCCTGGAGCGTGGCGGCGGCGGGAGACCGCGCCTACGTGGCCGACTCCTGGCCCGGCCTGCGCATCATCGACCTCTCGGTGCCGTCGCAACCCGAGGAGGTCGGCGGCTACCTGATGCGCGGCGACGCGGCCGCGGTGGCCCGGCGCGACAGCGTGGCCTTCGTGGCCGACGCGGACCACGGTCTGCGCGTCCTGGATCTGCGTGACCCGGACAGCATCTTCGAGACGGCCTCGGTGGATCTGGGCGCGCCCGGCCTGGACGTCGTCCTGAGCGGCGATCACGTCTTCGTGGCCCTGCGCGACGCCGGCCTCGCGGTGATCGATGCGAGCCAGCCGCACATGCCCGTGCCGCTGGGGGTGTACGCGACCGGCGGCGACGCGCGCGCCCTGGCCCTGGACGGCGACCGCCTCTACGTGGCCGCCGGCGATGCGGGGCTGCGCATCATGGACGTGTCGGACCCCGGCGCGCCCTTCGAGATCGGCGCGGCGCCGACGCCCGACCGGGCCATGGACGTGGCCGTGCGCGGCGACCACGTCTTCGTCGCCGTGCGTTACGCGGGCCTGGTGTCCTTCGACGCCCTCAACCCGTCGGCGCCCGCGCCCCGGGACACGCTGCCCCTGGGGGACGAGCCGCTGGCGGTCGCCCTGCTCGGCGACGTGGCCTACGTGGCGTCCGGCGGCGACGGCCTGTACGTGATCGACGCCGCCGACCCCGCGGCGTTGTCGGTGATCTCGCAGCTCCCTGTGCCCGGCTACGCCCAGGGACTGGCCTGCGGCGCGGACTATCTCTACGTGGCCGCCGGCAGCGCGGGCCTGCGCGTCCTGGACGTCGCCGACCCCGCCGCGCCCTACCAGACCGGCTGGTTCACGACCGCCTACGCGCGCGGCCTCTCGGTCGACTGGCGCGACGTGCTGCTGGCCGACGGTTTCGACGGGGTGCGCCTGCTGCGCAACGACATGATCGTGCCGGTGCTGCTGACGGAATTCGCGGCGAGCTGGCGAGACGGCGCGGCCGAGCTGCGCTGGCGTCTGCACGGCGACGCGGACCCCGCAGGATGCCGTCTCGCGCGACGGGAAGCCGGCGTCTGGGCGACGGTGGCGTACGTGACCTCATCCCTCGGATCTCCCGCCGTCTTCGTGGACGGGAGCGCTCCCCGCGCAGGCGCGCGGTACGGGCTTCTGGCCGCTGCGCGGGACGGAGGAGAGAGCCTGTTGGGGGAGACCGTGCTGGCGGCGGCCCCGCCGACGCCGTTGCGCCTGCGCGTCGCGCCCAATCCCTTCAATCCGCGCACGACCGTGAGCTTCGTGTTGACGCAGCCCGGGCAGGTATCGCTCCGCGTCTACGACGCCGCCGGCCGGCTGGTCAGGCGCCTGCACGACGAGCCCATGCCCGCGGGCGACCACGCGATCGGCTGGGACGGCCGCGACGCCGCCGGACGCCCGCTGCCCGGCGCCGCGTATTTCGTCCGGCTGGTGACCGACCGGAATGCGCAGGCCAGCAAGGTGCTGCTCCTGAAATGATCCGGATCAGTTCTCCCGCCAGTCCAGCTCCGGCTGCGGCCGGTTGTCCAGGATCGTCTCGATCCGCTCCAGCAGCTCCGGCGTCAGGTCGGCGGCCACCTCGAGCGCCTTCATGTTCTCGGTCACCTGCTCCACACGCGACGCGCCGGTGATCACCGTGCTCACGTCGTCGTTGCTCAGGCACCAGGCCAGCGCCAGCTGCGACGGGGTGCAGCCAAGCTCCTCGGCCACCGGCATCAGCTGCGCGACCTTGGCCAGGCGGGCCTGGCCCTCGGGACTGTCCAGCCGCGGCCGCAGCCACTGGTAGTTCTCCAGCGAGAAACGCGAGCCGTCGGGCAGGCCGTCGTTGTACTTGCCGGTCAGGACGCCGCTGGCCAGGGGCGACCAGACGGTCGTGCCCAGGCCGATCTCGTCGTAGAGCCGCGCGTACTCCGCCTCGACGCGGTGGCGATGGAACATGTTGTATTGCGGCTGCTCCATCGTCGGCGGGATCAGGTGCTCGCGGCGGGCGAAGTCGTACGCCTGGCGGATCTGCGCGGCGCTCCACTCGCTGGTGCCCCAGTACAGCGCCAGCCCCTGCTGGATGAGATGGTGCATGGCCCAGACGGTCTCGCCGATGGGCGTGTGCAGGTCGGGGCGGTGGCAGAAGAGCAGGTCGACGTAGTCGGTGCCCAGACGCTCCAGGGCCGCTTCGGTGCCCTCGAAGATGTGCTTGCGCGACAGGCCGCGGTCGTTGGGCCCCTGGCCTCCCCAGAAGATCTTGGTCGAGAGCACGAGGTCCTCGCGGCGCCAGCCGGCGCGCCGCAGCACGTCGCCCATGATGCGCTCGGCCTCGCCGTGGGCGTAGGCTTCGGCGTTGTCGAAGAAGTTCACGCCCGCGTCGTAGGCGGCGGTCATGCACGCCTGCGCCTGATCGACCTGCATCTGGTCGCCGAAGGTCACCCAGGACCCGAAGCTCAACGCCGAGACCTTCAGGCCCGACTTGC from bacterium encodes the following:
- a CDS encoding aldo/keto reductase, which codes for MEYRYLGKSGLKVSALSFGSWVTFGDQMQVDQAQACMTAAYDAGVNFFDNAEAYAHGEAERIMGDVLRRAGWRREDLVLSTKIFWGGQGPNDRGLSRKHIFEGTEAALERLGTDYVDLLFCHRPDLHTPIGETVWAMHHLIQQGLALYWGTSEWSAAQIRQAYDFARREHLIPPTMEQPQYNMFHRHRVEAEYARLYDEIGLGTTVWSPLASGVLTGKYNDGLPDGSRFSLENYQWLRPRLDSPEGQARLAKVAQLMPVAEELGCTPSQLALAWCLSNDDVSTVITGASRVEQVTENMKALEVAADLTPELLERIETILDNRPQPELDWREN